In Hoeflea ulvae, one genomic interval encodes:
- a CDS encoding CBS domain-containing protein, translated as MTVKQILDQKGRNVVSVDPSMGTEEAVRFLSDNKIGAVVVTDPDGKIAGILSERDIVRAVASKGAGALSAPISAIMTAKVTTCGESHSINQVMELMTNGRFRHMPVEEDGKLIGIISIGDVVRRRIEDVEREAEDIKAYIAG; from the coding sequence ATGACTGTTAAACAGATACTTGACCAGAAGGGCCGCAACGTGGTCTCCGTCGATCCGTCGATGGGAACGGAAGAGGCGGTCCGGTTCCTGTCCGACAACAAGATCGGCGCGGTTGTCGTGACCGATCCGGACGGCAAGATCGCCGGGATCCTGTCCGAACGCGATATTGTCCGTGCGGTTGCGAGCAAGGGTGCCGGTGCACTCAGTGCGCCGATTTCGGCGATCATGACCGCAAAGGTCACGACCTGCGGCGAATCCCATTCGATCAACCAGGTGATGGAATTGATGACCAATGGCCGGTTCCGGCACATGCCGGTCGAGGAAGACGGCAAGCTGATCGGCATCATTTCGATCGGCGACGTCGTCCGGCGGCGAATCGAGGATGTCGAGCGCGAGGCCGAGGACATCAAGGCCTATATCGCCGGTTGA
- a CDS encoding rhomboid family intramembrane serine protease, whose amino-acid sequence MTHDPDMTEPGHPGHEPIFNIPNVVLAMLLIMVALQVAMETLLPRAAVLEIYLQGAFISQRYAESPAGQGGAYFWSPVTYSLLHGGYAHLALNSFWLAAFGSVVARRIGWVRFVVFWVLAALSSAALFLAFHWGDQNIMVGASGVVSALMGAASRFAFGGSGGFRRDQAHLNRRLSIAQSLSNRMVVGFLVVWFGINLLAAVGFSFDMADAAIAWEAHLGGFLFGFLTFALFDPMQRG is encoded by the coding sequence ATGACCCACGACCCTGACATGACCGAGCCCGGGCATCCCGGCCATGAGCCGATTTTCAACATTCCCAATGTGGTGCTGGCCATGTTGCTGATCATGGTGGCGCTTCAGGTGGCGATGGAAACGCTGCTGCCGCGCGCGGCCGTGCTCGAGATCTATCTGCAGGGCGCCTTCATTTCGCAGCGCTATGCCGAAAGTCCGGCGGGGCAGGGCGGCGCCTATTTCTGGTCGCCGGTCACCTATTCGCTGCTGCATGGCGGCTACGCCCATCTTGCGCTCAATTCGTTCTGGCTGGCGGCCTTCGGCTCGGTGGTTGCCCGCCGCATCGGCTGGGTGCGGTTTGTGGTGTTCTGGGTGCTGGCCGCGCTGTCGTCGGCAGCTTTGTTCCTGGCGTTTCACTGGGGTGATCAGAACATCATGGTCGGCGCCTCCGGCGTGGTCTCGGCACTGATGGGGGCCGCATCGCGCTTCGCCTTTGGCGGCAGCGGCGGGTTTCGGCGCGACCAGGCCCATCTCAATCGGCGGTTGAGCATCGCCCAGTCGCTGAGCAACCGCATGGTTGTCGGATTCCTGGTGGTGTGGTTCGGCATCAACCTGCTGGCGGCGGTCGGATTTTCCTTTGACATGGCCGATGCGGCGATCGCCTGGGAAGCGCATCTGGGCGGTTTTCTGTTCGGATTTCTTACCTTTGCGCTGTTTGATCCGATGCAGCGCGGCTGA
- a CDS encoding PAS domain-containing protein — translation MRHKNTLEFFDYWASKRGDRPAPNRTDIEPADIRRLLPHVFICDLTAGDGLDFRLAGTALCALFGQELKGSSFGSLWLEDGVRNAGRTGASVVTRATPAVLTLDCLSTGARVIKAEMLLLPLTGPSGQQDRLIGLLSVFDPPYWIGHDPLAGFSTTGIRFIDPSRDPVFLANRPEIELPAAADGFHARMTAAKQRKVAHLVVLDGGRQD, via the coding sequence ATGAGACACAAGAACACACTGGAATTCTTCGATTATTGGGCGAGCAAGCGCGGCGACCGGCCGGCGCCCAACCGCACCGACATCGAACCTGCGGATATCCGCCGTTTGCTGCCGCATGTTTTCATCTGCGACCTGACCGCCGGCGACGGGCTCGACTTCCGGCTTGCCGGCACTGCCCTGTGCGCGCTCTTTGGCCAGGAGCTCAAGGGATCGAGCTTTGGGTCGCTCTGGCTCGAGGACGGCGTGCGCAATGCCGGCAGGACCGGCGCCTCTGTCGTTACGCGGGCCACCCCGGCGGTGCTGACGCTGGATTGCCTGAGCACCGGCGCGCGGGTGATCAAGGCCGAGATGCTGCTACTGCCGCTCACCGGCCCCAGCGGCCAGCAGGACCGGCTGATCGGGCTGTTGTCCGTGTTTGATCCGCCCTACTGGATCGGTCATGATCCGCTGGCCGGCTTCTCCACCACCGGTATCCGATTCATTGATCCTTCGCGGGATCCGGTCTTCCTGGCCAACCGGCCGGAAATCGAGCTGCCGGCTGCCGCGGACGGCTTTCATGCCCGCATGACGGCGGCCAAGCAACGCAAGGTCGCGCACCTGGTGGTGCTCGATGGCGGTCGTCAGGATTGA
- a CDS encoding PilZ domain-containing protein, with amino-acid sequence MRADHSEHDCIVDIMSPFDAVISSGNRPEAGERIVAYLDYIGRVEGKVSETGFRSFTISINATDRKRDKLSAQLTWLANKHELGLPEDRRHERVAPSNPIGEIKMDDGRRYPCRIIDLSVSGAAIEIDVRPAFGTLIILGNMRGRVVRHFQEGIAIEFVTIQPEEVINQLS; translated from the coding sequence ATGCGTGCTGATCATTCCGAACATGACTGCATCGTCGATATCATGTCACCGTTCGACGCCGTGATTTCCTCCGGCAACCGCCCGGAAGCCGGCGAACGCATTGTCGCCTATCTCGATTATATCGGACGCGTCGAAGGCAAGGTCAGCGAGACCGGCTTCCGCTCCTTCACCATCTCGATCAACGCCACCGACAGAAAACGCGACAAGCTGTCGGCGCAGCTGACCTGGCTTGCCAACAAGCATGAGCTGGGCCTGCCGGAAGACCGCCGGCACGAGCGCGTCGCGCCAAGCAATCCGATCGGCGAAATCAAGATGGATGACGGCCGCCGCTATCCGTGCCGCATCATCGACTTGTCGGTCTCGGGTGCCGCCATCGAGATCGATGTCCGTCCGGCATTCGGCACCTTGATCATCCTGGGCAATATGCGCGGCCGCGTCGTGCGCCATTTCCAGGAAGGGATCGCCATCGAGTTCGTCACGATCCAGCCTGAAGAGGTGATCAATCAGTTGTCCTGA
- a CDS encoding transglutaminase-like cysteine peptidase, which produces MNRYIQSIGSITAACGLAVAFSTAAFATPTNLVPTGKTNPPIGHYEFCKSYPSECRSLGTDRGAMTLTRERWAQMLKVNASVNQGIRPDTDLNIYGVDELWSYPRTVGDCEDYVLLKRHMLIEKGFSPSDLLITVVLQPNGDGHAVLTVRTDYGDYILDNMRGDVRLWSETGYTFVKRQSSEHAARWTKLGPGSASSVGAVNY; this is translated from the coding sequence ATGAACAGATATATTCAGTCTATCGGAAGTATTACCGCAGCATGCGGTCTCGCCGTCGCGTTTTCGACCGCCGCCTTTGCAACACCCACCAATCTGGTGCCGACAGGCAAGACTAATCCGCCGATCGGTCACTATGAATTCTGCAAGAGCTATCCGTCCGAATGCCGCTCGCTTGGCACGGATCGCGGCGCGATGACGCTGACGCGTGAACGCTGGGCCCAGATGCTCAAGGTCAATGCCAGCGTCAACCAGGGGATCCGGCCCGACACCGATCTCAACATCTATGGCGTCGATGAATTGTGGTCCTATCCGCGCACCGTGGGCGACTGCGAAGATTATGTGCTGCTCAAGCGGCACATGCTGATCGAAAAGGGATTCTCGCCGAGCGATCTCCTGATCACCGTGGTGCTGCAGCCCAATGGCGACGGTCATGCGGTGCTGACGGTCCGCACCGATTACGGCGACTACATTCTCGACAATATGCGCGGTGACGTCCGTCTCTGGTCGGAAACCGGCTACACCTTCGTCAAGCGCCAGTCCTCCGAACACGCCGCACGCTGGACCAAGCTTGGACCCGGCTCGGCAAGCAGTGTGGGCGCTGTCAACTACTGA
- a CDS encoding gamma carbonic anhydrase family protein: MAIYSLDGKAPVRPDGFYFVADSAQVIGDVILEEGAGIWFGAVLRGDNEAIIVGEGSNIQENCVLHTDMGFPLTIGKGCTIGHSAILHGCTIGDNSLVGMGATVLNGARIGRNCLIGAGALVTEGKVIPDNSLVVGSPARVIRTLDAGAEAGLKLSASHYVENARRFAAGLKRID; encoded by the coding sequence ATGGCGATTTACAGTCTTGACGGCAAGGCGCCGGTGCGACCGGACGGATTTTACTTCGTCGCCGACAGCGCCCAGGTCATTGGCGATGTCATCCTGGAAGAGGGGGCCGGGATCTGGTTCGGCGCGGTGCTGCGCGGGGACAATGAAGCGATCATTGTCGGCGAGGGCTCGAATATCCAGGAAAACTGCGTGCTGCACACCGATATGGGCTTTCCGCTCACCATCGGCAAGGGCTGCACCATCGGTCACAGCGCCATCCTGCATGGCTGCACCATCGGCGACAACTCGCTGGTGGGCATGGGCGCCACCGTTCTCAACGGCGCGAGAATCGGCCGGAACTGCCTGATCGGCGCCGGCGCGCTGGTGACGGAAGGCAAGGTGATCCCGGACAATTCCCTGGTTGTCGGCTCGCCCGCCCGGGTGATCCGGACACTGGATGCCGGCGCCGAAGCGGGACTGAAGCTGTCGGCCAGCCACTATGTCGAAAATGCCAGGCGTTTTGCCGCCGGACTGAAACGGATCGATTGA
- a CDS encoding DUF6949 family protein, which produces MPDGANPLKAWPPDIRCEIGLELALAALIGPRLLIVNGFRSWRRGLVTMPLYTVLALVAGGWSMCSGVVVLQLAFASGYFLA; this is translated from the coding sequence TTGCCGGATGGCGCGAACCCTCTGAAAGCGTGGCCCCCGGACATCCGCTGCGAGATCGGTCTGGAACTGGCGCTGGCGGCCCTGATCGGGCCGAGGCTGCTGATCGTCAACGGCTTCCGCAGCTGGCGCCGCGGCCTTGTCACCATGCCGCTTTACACGGTTCTGGCGCTGGTGGCCGGCGGCTGGTCGATGTGTTCAGGTGTCGTGGTGCTGCAACTGGCCTTTGCCAGCGGCTATTTTCTCGCCTGA
- a CDS encoding DUF3126 family protein: MKPEEIAKLDAYLKRIFNDKIAIKARHKKDDSAEVYLGDEFLGIMFRDDEDGELSYNFSMAILDVDL; encoded by the coding sequence GTGAAACCGGAAGAAATTGCCAAGCTTGATGCCTATTTGAAGCGCATTTTCAATGACAAGATTGCCATCAAGGCCCGGCACAAGAAGGACGATTCGGCGGAAGTCTATCTCGGCGACGAGTTCCTCGGCATCATGTTCCGCGACGACGAGGACGGCGAATTGTCCTATAATTTCTCGATGGCCATTCTCGACGTCGATCTCTGA
- the cysE gene encoding serine O-acetyltransferase, translated as MATNTGVRAGESLKTIDPIWDSIRIEADRSIAQDPLLAAFLYSTVLNQPSLEAAVIHRICERLDHQDLQANLLRQTFLEMAEDWREWGSVLRVDIQAVYDRDPACTRFIQPVLYFKGFHSIQTHRLAHWLWNRGRIDLALYLQSRSSEIFQTDIHPAAKVGKGMFLDHATGLVVGMTATIGDNVSILQGVTLGGTGKETGDRHPKIGDGVLVGAGAKVLGNIEIGHCSRVAAGSVVLKPVPPNSTVAGVPARVVGTAGCEEPSRAMDQMLNSTS; from the coding sequence ATGGCAACGAATACAGGTGTACGGGCAGGCGAGTCGCTCAAGACCATTGATCCGATCTGGGATTCGATCCGGATCGAGGCCGATCGTTCGATCGCCCAGGATCCGCTGCTGGCGGCGTTCCTCTATTCGACCGTGCTCAACCAGCCGTCACTGGAAGCGGCGGTGATTCACCGGATCTGCGAGCGTCTCGATCACCAGGACCTGCAGGCCAATCTGCTGCGGCAGACCTTTCTGGAGATGGCCGAAGACTGGCGGGAATGGGGGTCGGTGCTGCGCGTCGACATCCAGGCCGTCTATGACCGCGATCCGGCCTGCACCCGCTTCATCCAGCCGGTACTCTATTTCAAGGGCTTCCATTCGATCCAGACCCACCGTCTGGCGCATTGGCTGTGGAACCGCGGCCGGATCGACCTGGCGCTCTATCTGCAAAGCCGGTCGTCGGAGATCTTCCAGACCGATATTCACCCCGCCGCGAAAGTCGGCAAGGGCATGTTCCTCGATCACGCCACCGGCCTGGTGGTCGGTATGACCGCGACGATCGGCGACAATGTCTCGATCCTGCAGGGTGTCACCCTGGGTGGGACCGGCAAGGAAACCGGCGACCGCCATCCCAAGATCGGAGACGGCGTGCTGGTCGGTGCCGGCGCCAAGGTGCTCGGCAATATCGAGATCGGCCATTGCAGCCGGGTGGCCGCGGGTTCCGTGGTGCTCAAGCCGGTGCCGCCGAATTCGACCGTGGCCGGCGTTCCCGCCCGCGTGGTCGGCACCGCCGGCTGCGAGGAACCGTCGCGCGCCATGGACCAGATGCTCAATTCGACATCCTGA
- a CDS encoding enoyl-CoA hydratase-related protein, which translates to MDVNNSFAGGTITTAIGADGIGRLTINRPEKRNALTDAMWRALPAALDRLVAQDQARVVIIAGAGGTDFSAGADIGEFATLRKDGDTARLYEAGNSQAFAAVRTCPVPVIAVIRGICFGGGFGLAAAADIRLADETARFAIPAARLGLAYPLDAVQDLLRALGDQRARHALYSAWEMSASEALGCGCLLSLYRKDELEAEASRLASDIAAAAPLSVRASKAAILAQGSRSQQDLETAAAIATLTFDSHGYAEGHRAFMEKRAATFTGR; encoded by the coding sequence ATGGACGTGAATAATTCCTTTGCCGGCGGCACCATCACCACGGCAATCGGCGCCGACGGCATTGGCCGGCTGACGATCAATCGCCCGGAAAAACGCAATGCGCTGACCGATGCGATGTGGCGCGCCCTGCCTGCCGCACTCGACCGGCTGGTGGCACAGGACCAGGCCCGCGTGGTGATCATCGCCGGTGCGGGCGGGACGGATTTTTCCGCCGGCGCCGATATTGGCGAGTTCGCGACCTTGCGCAAGGACGGCGATACCGCGCGACTCTACGAGGCCGGCAATTCGCAGGCATTCGCCGCGGTGCGGACATGCCCGGTGCCGGTGATTGCCGTCATTCGCGGGATCTGCTTTGGCGGCGGCTTCGGACTTGCCGCCGCCGCCGACATCCGGCTGGCCGACGAGACCGCCCGCTTCGCCATTCCCGCCGCCCGGCTGGGCCTGGCCTATCCGCTTGATGCAGTTCAGGATCTGCTGCGCGCGCTGGGCGACCAGAGAGCCCGCCATGCGCTGTATTCGGCTTGGGAGATGTCCGCCAGTGAGGCGCTTGGCTGCGGTTGCCTGCTGAGCCTCTATCGAAAGGACGAGCTGGAGGCGGAAGCATCGCGTCTGGCGTCCGACATCGCCGCGGCGGCACCGCTGTCGGTGCGCGCTTCCAAGGCAGCCATTCTGGCGCAGGGGTCGCGCTCTCAACAGGATCTGGAGACCGCCGCGGCCATCGCGACACTGACCTTTGACAGCCACGGCTACGCCGAGGGACATCGCGCCTTCATGGAAAAGCGCGCAGCGACATTCACCGGGAGATAA
- a CDS encoding alpha/beta fold hydrolase: protein MSNLKTLVEFQGAAGNRLAADRHEPKGSGHGNPVLLLHGGGQTRHAWGGAARRIADAGHTAFTVDQRGHGDSAWLDDKAYAVSDYAADAVALCRAITAQTGKPPVLVGASLGGLSGLLAAGQGDPDLLAGLVLVDVTPHMDPDGISRIQGFMAERMRDGFATLEEAAAAIAAYLPHRPQPRSLAGLAKNLRIGSDGRHRWHWDPAFIDGPRTINAGGEAVQDHLVAAAKGLKIPVLLVRGQQSELVTEEAVVAFRKMVPHAGYVDVSGAGHMVAGDRNDAFNDAVMAFLDQLEGRVESFISR, encoded by the coding sequence GTGAGCAATCTCAAGACGCTGGTGGAATTTCAGGGTGCCGCGGGCAACAGGCTCGCCGCCGACAGGCACGAGCCGAAAGGCTCCGGCCACGGCAATCCGGTGTTGCTGCTTCATGGTGGCGGCCAGACCCGGCACGCCTGGGGCGGTGCCGCCCGCCGCATTGCCGATGCCGGGCACACGGCCTTCACCGTGGATCAGCGCGGCCATGGCGACAGCGCCTGGCTTGATGACAAGGCCTATGCGGTCAGTGATTACGCGGCTGATGCCGTGGCGCTTTGCCGTGCCATCACCGCGCAGACCGGCAAGCCGCCTGTGCTGGTCGGCGCCTCGCTTGGCGGGTTGTCCGGGCTGCTGGCTGCCGGGCAGGGCGATCCGGACCTGCTTGCCGGTCTGGTTCTGGTCGATGTCACCCCGCATATGGATCCCGACGGCATCAGCCGCATCCAGGGTTTTATGGCGGAGCGGATGCGCGACGGTTTTGCAACGCTCGAAGAGGCCGCAGCCGCAATTGCCGCCTATCTGCCGCACCGTCCGCAGCCGCGGTCGCTCGCGGGACTCGCCAAGAACCTGCGCATCGGCAGCGACGGCCGGCATCGCTGGCATTGGGACCCGGCCTTTATCGACGGACCGCGTACCATCAATGCCGGTGGCGAGGCGGTTCAGGACCACCTCGTGGCGGCAGCGAAGGGACTGAAGATCCCGGTGCTGCTGGTGCGCGGGCAGCAGTCCGAACTGGTCACCGAAGAGGCCGTGGTGGCGTTTCGCAAGATGGTTCCGCATGCCGGTTACGTCGATGTTTCGGGGGCAGGGCACATGGTGGCCGGCGACCGCAATGACGCCTTCAACGATGCCGTGATGGCCTTTCTCGACCAGCTCGAAGGCCGTGTGGAGAGTTTTATCTCCCGGTGA
- a CDS encoding alpha/beta fold hydrolase: MNLDRLQAGRYTSGDIDITWYEAGNPEGTPVLLIHGFASTAHVNWVFPGWFKTLDEAGYRVIALDNRGHGESDKPHEPEAYHPETMAADASGLLESLKIESAHVIGYSMGARISAFLAIARPELVRSVVFGGLGMGMVEGVGDWDPIADALLAGSIDDVSDARGRMFRAFADQTKSDRLALAACIRTSRTLVSGDDLAQLPMPALVGVGTRDDIAGSAEGLARLIPRSRALDIPNRDHMLAVGDKVFKAATLAFFADVEAGEFQ, encoded by the coding sequence ATGAATCTGGATCGCTTGCAAGCCGGCCGCTACACTTCCGGCGACATCGACATCACATGGTATGAGGCCGGCAACCCCGAGGGAACGCCGGTGCTGCTGATTCACGGCTTTGCCTCGACCGCCCATGTCAACTGGGTGTTTCCCGGCTGGTTCAAGACGCTGGACGAGGCCGGCTACCGGGTGATCGCGCTCGACAATCGCGGCCATGGCGAATCGGACAAGCCGCATGAGCCGGAAGCCTATCATCCCGAAACCATGGCGGCTGATGCGTCCGGCCTGCTTGAGTCGCTGAAGATCGAGTCGGCCCATGTCATCGGCTATTCGATGGGTGCGCGGATTTCGGCGTTTCTGGCCATCGCCCGGCCCGAACTGGTCCGTTCGGTGGTGTTTGGCGGTCTCGGCATGGGTATGGTCGAAGGGGTCGGCGACTGGGACCCGATCGCCGACGCACTGCTGGCAGGCTCCATCGATGATGTGAGCGATGCCCGCGGCAGGATGTTCCGCGCCTTTGCCGATCAGACCAAGAGCGACCGGCTGGCGCTGGCAGCCTGCATCCGCACCTCGCGGACCCTGGTCAGCGGCGATGATCTGGCGCAATTGCCGATGCCGGCACTGGTCGGGGTCGGCACCCGGGACGACATCGCCGGATCGGCCGAAGGTCTTGCCCGGCTCATTCCCCGGTCCCGCGCGCTCGACATTCCCAACCGCGATCACATGCTCGCTGTCGGTGACAAGGTGTTCAAGGCGGCAACCCTTGCCTTCTTCGCCGACGTCGAGGCCGGTGAATTTCAGTGA
- a CDS encoding zinc-finger domain-containing protein, translating into MADHTIPHYQNDAGHVAVEIGVKEFMCVGANPPFDHPHVYLDMGADSEKVCPYCSTLYRYNPALAATETVPAGCAWDHQPA; encoded by the coding sequence ATGGCAGACCACACAATTCCGCATTACCAGAATGATGCAGGCCACGTTGCGGTTGAAATCGGCGTGAAGGAATTCATGTGCGTGGGCGCAAACCCGCCTTTCGATCATCCGCATGTCTATCTCGACATGGGCGCCGACAGTGAAAAGGTCTGCCCCTATTGCTCCACCCTGTACCGCTACAATCCGGCACTGGCCGCGACCGAGACCGTGCCGGCGGGATGCGCGTGGGATCATCAACCTGCCTGA
- a CDS encoding amino acid ABC transporter ATP-binding protein — protein sequence MADNNAAVKEGTGPSNMTVSDTDVAIELIGMNKWYGDFHVLRDINLKVMRGERIVIAGPSGSGKSTMIRCINRLEEHQKGKIIVDGIELTNDLKKIDEVRREVGMVFQHFNLFPHLTILENCTLAPIWVRKMPKKKAEEVAMHFLERVKIPEQANKYPGQLSGGQQQRVAIARSLCMNPRIMLFDEPTSALDPEMIKEVLDTMVGLAEEGMTMLCVTHEMGFARQVANRVIFMDQGQIVEQNEPGEFFDNPQHERTKLFLSQILH from the coding sequence ATGGCTGACAACAATGCAGCGGTCAAAGAGGGCACCGGCCCGTCGAACATGACGGTGTCGGACACCGATGTCGCCATCGAGCTCATCGGCATGAACAAGTGGTACGGCGATTTTCACGTTCTGCGCGACATCAACCTGAAGGTCATGCGCGGCGAGCGCATCGTCATTGCCGGGCCTTCGGGCTCGGGCAAGTCGACGATGATCCGCTGCATCAACCGTCTGGAAGAACACCAGAAGGGCAAGATCATCGTCGATGGCATCGAACTGACCAACGATCTCAAGAAGATCGATGAAGTCCGGCGCGAAGTCGGAATGGTGTTCCAGCACTTCAACCTGTTCCCGCATCTGACCATTCTTGAAAACTGCACCCTGGCGCCGATCTGGGTGCGCAAGATGCCGAAGAAAAAGGCCGAGGAAGTCGCCATGCATTTCCTCGAGCGGGTCAAGATCCCCGAACAGGCCAACAAATATCCCGGTCAGTTGTCCGGCGGTCAGCAGCAGCGCGTGGCCATTGCCCGCTCGCTGTGCATGAACCCGCGCATCATGCTGTTTGACGAGCCGACATCGGCGCTCGACCCGGAAATGATCAAGGAAGTGCTCGACACCATGGTGGGTCTCGCCGAGGAAGGCATGACCATGCTGTGCGTCACTCACGAAATGGGTTTTGCACGTCAGGTCGCCAACCGGGTGATCTTCATGGACCAGGGCCAGATCGTCGAACAGAACGAGCCAGGCGAGTTCTTCGACAATCCGCAGCACGAGCGGACCAAGCTGTTCCTCAGCCAGATCCTGCACTAG
- a CDS encoding amino acid ABC transporter permease, with amino-acid sequence MDNTTNKIAYVRTQESPTMAPPVATGGVVGWLKENLFATPRDTVLSILTLLFLLWLIPPIIDWAFISAVWTGDSREACIAPGTGACWAFVEAKFGQFIYGRYPIEERWRVNLSGLLLIAGLVPIAIPSVPYKRENALYLLVVFPILAFILLTGQFGLEPVETALWGGLLVTLVVAIVGIVVSFPLGILLALGRRSEMPIVKMFSVIFIEFWRGVPLITVLFMSSVMLPLFLPDGVSFDKLLRALIGVALFSSAYMAEVIRGGLQAIPKGQYEAANAMALTFWQGIRLVIMPQALTLVIPGIVNTFIGLFKDTSLVLIIGLFDLLGIVQQNMNDQNWISPATPATGFVFAGFVFFIFCFSMSRYSAYMERRLDTGHKR; translated from the coding sequence ATGGACAACACTACTAACAAAATCGCCTATGTCCGCACCCAGGAAAGCCCGACAATGGCGCCACCGGTTGCCACCGGCGGCGTGGTCGGCTGGCTCAAGGAAAACCTGTTCGCCACGCCGCGTGACACGGTTCTGTCGATCCTGACCCTGCTGTTCCTGCTGTGGCTGATTCCACCGATCATCGACTGGGCCTTTATCAGTGCGGTGTGGACCGGAGACAGCCGCGAAGCCTGCATCGCGCCGGGAACCGGCGCCTGCTGGGCCTTTGTCGAGGCAAAATTCGGCCAGTTCATCTATGGCCGTTACCCGATCGAGGAGCGCTGGCGGGTCAATCTTTCCGGGCTGCTGCTGATCGCGGGCCTGGTGCCGATCGCCATTCCCTCGGTGCCTTACAAGCGCGAGAATGCGCTCTACCTTCTGGTGGTGTTTCCGATCCTGGCCTTCATCCTGCTCACCGGCCAGTTCGGCCTCGAACCGGTCGAGACCGCGCTCTGGGGCGGCCTTCTGGTCACCCTGGTGGTTGCCATTGTCGGCATCGTGGTGTCGTTCCCGCTGGGCATCCTGCTGGCGCTGGGGCGGCGGTCGGAAATGCCGATCGTCAAGATGTTCAGCGTCATCTTCATCGAGTTCTGGCGCGGGGTTCCGTTGATCACCGTGCTGTTCATGTCTTCGGTGATGCTGCCGCTGTTCCTTCCCGACGGCGTGTCCTTCGACAAGCTGCTCAGGGCGCTGATCGGCGTGGCGCTGTTCTCGTCGGCCTATATGGCGGAAGTGATCCGCGGTGGCCTGCAAGCCATTCCGAAGGGCCAGTATGAGGCCGCCAATGCCATGGCCCTGACCTTCTGGCAGGGCATCCGGCTGGTGATCATGCCGCAGGCGCTGACGCTGGTCATTCCAGGCATCGTCAACACCTTCATCGGGCTGTTCAAGGACACCAGCCTGGTGCTGATCATCGGCCTGTTCGACCTGCTGGGCATCGTCCAGCAGAACATGAACGACCAGAACTGGATTTCACCTGCGACGCCGGCGACAGGCTTTGTCTTCGCCGGGTTTGTCTTCTTCATCTTCTGCTTCAGCATGTCGCGCTATTCCGCCTATATGGAACGGCGTCTCGACACTGGCCACAAACGATAA